The Rosa rugosa chromosome 3, drRosRugo1.1, whole genome shotgun sequence sequence TATAGAAACTGTGTCTATATGATTCTGTAAAGTTGGTTTGAATTCATTTTTGAATGTTTCTCATGTAAAACTTAAATTCCTATGCCATGTAAGGACTCTGGGTTATgggttcttttttgttttgtttcaacCAATTACCGTTCTTgcattttttgacattttttcaCAAATAGTTAGGATGGATTTTTCCTTTTTGATCAACTTACCCAGACCCATTGAAGAAATGTATAACATTTGGTACTTGTTTGGTTTTTCTGTTATTGGGCAGTGAAAAAGCTGCTTCTTGCTTCACCTAACTATAAAGTAAAAGAATTTCTGCATCAAACGGTTTCTTGAGATAGATTGTACTAATTGGAGAAACTACAGCTGCCGAAGATCTCTGGGTCCTAGTATGCTAGGCACCCGAAGACAAATTCTCAGCCATTCTCATTACGCACAGAGGTTTTATTCGTCTGAAAGTTATTCAGTTCTTAATTCACCTGGTCTTCagcactggttcaagaattGGCAAGGACTCAGAAAACAGAAACTGACTGCAAGCACTTTTGCTGCGGCTATTGGGTTTTGGAATCGCAGAAGAGTCGGGCTTTGGTTAGAGAAAATTGGAGCAACTGAGCCCTTTTCTGGTAACCTGGCTACCTGTTGGAATAATATTAAAGAAGAGGAAGCACTTGAAAGATACAAGTTGATAACGGGAAATTCAGTCTCGTTTCCTGAATTTCAAGTCTATGGAAATGTAAATCCAGGAGATGACTGGCTAGCAGCTTCACCAGATGGGGTGGTTGATAACATGCTGTATGGATTGCCTCGACGAGGAGTGCTGGAGGTTAAATGCCCCTTTTTTGATGGAGATATGAGCAAGGCTTTCCCTTGGTCCCGAATTCCTCTTCACTGTATTCcacaggctcaaggtttaatgGAAATAGTTGACAGGGAATGGATGGATTTATATGTTTGGACGCCTAATGGAAGTAGCCTATTCAGGTTATACCGAGATGCAGCATACTGGGATATGTTGAAATATGCTCTCTCAGATTTTTGGTGGAATCATGTTCAGCCAGCAAGGGAGTTGTACAGTAAATCTCATGCTATGCATCCTCTCATTGAATCGCTCAGGCCACAACCCAAGCATGAACATTGGCAATATATAGTTTATGAAAGTAAGCGCATTGTTGAAAGCTCGGATTTATTGTGGCGTGAAATTCATGGCAAGCTACAAAACTGATGCATCTATGATCTTTTGGTTTCCATGAGTTTTGAAGCACATATATTCCAGCTGAAACTGAGGCAACTAGTTCATTTTTGGTTCACTTTTTATGTGACTTAGAGTCCATGTCAAGTAGCTGGCATATTGGTCTTATCACTCTTATGATTGATGTCAGTTACTTTCATCACTATACTCATAACTCTTCCCAagtgatgaaagaaaaatatactGTGCTACAGGGTATAGAATTTGCAAATTGCAATGTTGCTGATGAGAGTGACCACATCTTTGTATTAAGAAGGTTCTGGCATATTACGGTCATGAAAGCAAAATTTAAGAGGATAACTACATCCCTCGCTATTGTCATAACTCTAGGCCAGAACATTGTAGTTGACTCGTACTCTGGAGAAGTTTGAACAGGTTAgttttgtttgtattttttggTGTGTAGACACTTTTATACTTTAAGCAACCATGATACCACCTAAACATAAT is a genomic window containing:
- the LOC133735296 gene encoding uncharacterized protein LOC133735296 isoform X2 is translated as MLGTRRQILSHSHYAQRFYSSESYSVLNSPGLQHWFKNWQGLRKQKLTASTFAAAIGFWNRRRVGLWLEKIGATEPFSGNLATCWNNIKEEEALERYKLITGNSVSFPEFQVYGNVNPGDDWLAASPDGVVDNMLYGLPRRGVLEVKCPFFDGDMSKAFPWSRIPLHCIPQAQGLMEIVDREWMDLYVWTPNGSSLFRLYRDAAYWDMLKYALSDFWWNHVQPARELYSKSHAMHPLIESLRPQPKHEHWQYIVYERYRICKLQCC
- the LOC133735296 gene encoding uncharacterized protein LOC133735296 isoform X1; amino-acid sequence: MLGTRRQILSHSHYAQRFYSSESYSVLNSPGLQHWFKNWQGLRKQKLTASTFAAAIGFWNRRRVGLWLEKIGATEPFSGNLATCWNNIKEEEALERYKLITGNSVSFPEFQVYGNVNPGDDWLAASPDGVVDNMLYGLPRRGVLEVKCPFFDGDMSKAFPWSRIPLHCIPQAQGLMEIVDREWMDLYVWTPNGSSLFRLYRDAAYWDMLKYALSDFWWNHVQPARELYSKSHAMHPLIESLRPQPKHEHWQYIVYESKRIVESSDLLWREIHGKLQN